A window of Lacibacter sediminis contains these coding sequences:
- a CDS encoding DUF2851 family protein encodes MNEHLLQFIWQHLYFNRDQLSTVQHEPVQILSQGLLNTNQGPDFLHAKLFINNVTWAGTIELHLKTSDWKKHGHTNDEHYNNVILHVVYEHDEKTAGKIPVLELKNRISTSLLQHYRELMEQNSFVACENQLQQVNTIVWDSWKERMVAERLQQKNEHIQNILNQTNRHWEEAFWQLLARNFGSPLNTEAFESIAQSLPVTLLAKHKNHIHQIEALLLGQAGLLTGEFGEDYPIMLQKEYKFLQQKHQLKPVAHPIHFLRMRPSNFPTIRLAQLAMLIHQSSHLFSNVMEAKSVEAIRQMFSVTANDYWHYHYMLNEQSAYRKKQLGKTMIDNLLINTVIPLLYVYADDQHNEGTKEKAIQWLQQMPKEKNSITQQWETAGATHQSAFDSQALLYLKKNYCTAKRCLQCAVGNSILKMKLTS; translated from the coding sequence ATGAACGAACACCTGCTGCAATTCATCTGGCAGCACCTATACTTTAACCGTGATCAACTTTCTACTGTTCAACACGAGCCTGTACAAATTCTTTCACAAGGCTTGCTCAATACAAATCAAGGTCCTGATTTTCTACATGCGAAATTGTTTATCAACAATGTTACATGGGCGGGCACCATTGAGCTTCATCTTAAAACAAGTGATTGGAAAAAACATGGTCATACCAATGATGAGCATTACAACAATGTGATCCTGCACGTGGTATATGAACACGATGAAAAAACTGCAGGCAAAATTCCTGTACTTGAACTAAAGAATCGCATTTCAACATCTTTGTTGCAACACTATCGTGAACTGATGGAACAAAACAGTTTTGTAGCCTGCGAAAATCAGCTGCAACAAGTAAATACAATTGTTTGGGATAGCTGGAAAGAACGAATGGTAGCTGAACGTTTGCAACAGAAAAATGAGCATATTCAAAATATACTGAACCAAACCAATCGTCATTGGGAAGAAGCTTTCTGGCAATTGCTTGCACGGAATTTCGGCAGTCCGTTAAATACTGAGGCGTTTGAGTCAATTGCGCAAAGCTTACCTGTTACCTTATTAGCCAAACATAAGAACCATATCCATCAAATTGAAGCGTTGCTGTTGGGGCAGGCAGGGTTATTAACAGGAGAGTTCGGAGAAGATTATCCCATCATGCTACAGAAGGAATATAAATTTCTGCAGCAGAAACATCAGTTGAAGCCGGTTGCTCATCCCATTCATTTTTTGCGGATGCGGCCATCCAATTTTCCAACGATCAGGTTGGCACAGCTGGCAATGCTTATCCATCAATCAAGTCATTTGTTTTCAAATGTGATGGAAGCAAAAAGCGTTGAAGCCATCAGGCAAATGTTTTCTGTAACAGCAAATGATTACTGGCATTATCATTACATGTTGAATGAACAAAGTGCATATCGAAAAAAGCAATTGGGTAAAACAATGATCGATAACCTGCTTATCAATACCGTTATTCCATTGTTGTATGTTTATGCCGATGATCAGCACAATGAAGGCACTAAAGAGAAAGCCATTCAATGGTTACAACAAATGCCCAAAGAGAAAAACAGTATTACACAGCAATGGGAAACTGCAGGCGCAACTCACCAGTCAGCATTCGATTCTCAGGCATTGCTTTACCTCAAAAAGAATTACTGCACTGCAAAGCGTTGTCTGCAATGTGCTGTTGGTAACAGTATTTTAAAAATGAAACTTACCAGTTGA
- a CDS encoding Maf family nucleotide pyrophosphatase has protein sequence MERIILASKSPRRKQLLEWAEIPFDVMVKETDEMYPATLSIEKVPVYIARNKALAVKEELSHDRLILAADTIVVLNGKVIGKPTSKENAIQILSELSGQVHQVITGVVLMRDDTETAFADITEVEFHQLSKQQIEFYVNKYKPYDKAGAYAIQEWIGVVGIKRVKGDFYNVMGLPVSRVMKAIMEFDN, from the coding sequence ATGGAACGGATCATACTTGCTTCAAAATCGCCACGGCGCAAACAATTACTCGAATGGGCAGAAATTCCTTTTGATGTAATGGTGAAGGAGACAGACGAAATGTACCCTGCAACGTTGAGTATTGAAAAAGTACCCGTGTACATTGCACGCAACAAAGCATTGGCGGTAAAAGAAGAATTGAGTCACGACCGTTTGATCCTTGCTGCTGACACCATTGTGGTATTGAATGGAAAAGTGATCGGCAAGCCAACAAGTAAAGAAAATGCAATACAGATATTAAGTGAACTTTCGGGACAGGTTCACCAGGTGATCACCGGTGTGGTGTTGATGCGTGATGATACGGAAACGGCATTCGCTGATATTACAGAAGTCGAATTTCATCAGCTCAGCAAGCAGCAGATCGAGTTTTACGTAAACAAATACAAGCCTTACGATAAAGCGGGTGCTTATGCCATCCAGGAATGGATTGGTGTGGTAGGTATCAAACGTGTAAAAGGTGATTTTTATAATGTAATGGGCTTGCCAGTGAGCAGGGTGATGAAAGCCATTATGGAATTTGACAATTAG
- a CDS encoding geranylgeranylglycerol-phosphate geranylgeranyltransferase, whose product MQKLADFFKLIRWPNLVFIALTQLLFFYCVAQPVLFGNLYMPRMYHQLFAVLSISSVFIAAAGYVINDYFDLNIDLVNKPTRMVVDRSISRRWAIFFHLFFSFAGVLMGFYIGLQNGNWIIGFANTGCVFVLWFYSTTFKKKLLTGNILISLLTAWVVFVVYLLTVQQSFYLMHPVQPGAHQKLLRLAILYSSFAFVITLIREVVKDIEDMDGDAKYGCKTMPIVWGVSFSKVFTSIWLVILLALLLIVFFYVLQFKMWIAAGYNLVLIILPAVYCLYLLFNAKQTKDFAALSKWIKAVIFTGIVSMVLFKFFA is encoded by the coding sequence ATGCAGAAGCTCGCTGATTTTTTTAAACTGATTCGTTGGCCCAATCTTGTTTTTATTGCGTTAACACAGCTGTTGTTTTTCTATTGCGTGGCACAGCCTGTACTTTTTGGTAACCTGTACATGCCAAGGATGTATCATCAGCTCTTTGCAGTTCTCAGCATTTCTTCAGTGTTCATCGCAGCTGCCGGTTATGTCATCAACGATTATTTTGATCTGAATATTGATCTGGTGAATAAGCCAACCCGTATGGTGGTAGATCGCAGCATCAGCAGACGTTGGGCTATATTCTTTCATCTCTTCTTTTCGTTTGCCGGTGTGTTGATGGGTTTTTATATTGGTTTACAGAATGGCAACTGGATCATTGGATTCGCCAATACCGGTTGTGTATTTGTGCTTTGGTTTTACAGTACCACGTTTAAAAAGAAATTATTGACCGGTAATATTCTCATTTCATTGCTTACTGCATGGGTTGTTTTTGTGGTGTATCTCTTAACAGTGCAGCAAAGTTTTTACCTGATGCATCCTGTACAACCCGGAGCACATCAAAAGTTATTGCGGCTGGCCATTCTTTATTCAAGTTTTGCATTTGTGATTACACTTATCCGGGAAGTGGTGAAGGATATTGAAGATATGGATGGTGATGCAAAATACGGTTGCAAGACAATGCCCATTGTTTGGGGCGTATCATTCTCAAAAGTGTTTACCAGCATTTGGTTAGTGATCTTGCTGGCACTGCTTCTTATTGTTTTTTTCTATGTATTACAATTTAAAATGTGGATAGCAGCGGGCTATAATCTTGTGTTGATCATATTGCCGGCTGTATATTGTTTATACCTGTTGTTTAATGCAAAGCAAACAAAAGATTTTGCTGCATTAAGCAAATGGATCAAGGCTGTGATCTTCACCGGAATAGTCTCCATGGTATTGTTTAAATTTTTTGCCTGA
- a CDS encoding KdsC family phosphatase, which translates to MNLLERFSSIKTFVFDMDGVLTDGSLIIMPGNEHIRTMNIKDGYALQLAVKKGYNVAVISGSVSKPCAERLEYLGIRNVFMKVKDKEEVLAQFLLSNHLKWEETLFMGDDIPDLEVMKLVGLSACPADAVPEIKAVSTFISTINGGKGCVREVIEKVLKLNDDWVVDAAGISAL; encoded by the coding sequence ATGAACCTGCTCGAACGTTTTTCCAGTATTAAGACTTTTGTATTTGATATGGATGGTGTGCTTACCGACGGCTCACTCATCATCATGCCCGGTAACGAACATATCCGCACCATGAATATCAAAGATGGTTATGCTTTGCAGTTAGCTGTGAAGAAAGGCTATAACGTTGCCGTGATTTCGGGAAGTGTGAGTAAACCATGTGCGGAACGGTTGGAATATCTTGGTATACGCAATGTGTTTATGAAGGTGAAGGATAAAGAAGAAGTGCTGGCACAGTTCCTTTTGTCGAATCATCTCAAGTGGGAAGAAACTTTGTTTATGGGTGATGATATTCCCGACCTGGAAGTCATGAAGCTGGTGGGGCTTTCTGCCTGCCCGGCGGATGCAGTGCCTGAGATCAAAGCTGTATCAACCTTCATTTCAACCATCAACGGCGGTAAAGGTTGTGTGCGGGAAGTAATTGAAAAAGTGTTAAAGCTGAATGACGATTGGGTGGTTGATGCAGCCGGAATAAGTGCATTGTAA
- a CDS encoding Rossmann-like and DUF2520 domain-containing protein — MNIVLLGSGNTATVLAKMIKKADHTIAQVWSRNAAHAEALAAKVNARAITSLEDITAEADICIMAVTDTAIPELAKQLHLKRKILVHTAGSVNKDVLRNSSPNYGVLYPLQSLRKEMIVIPPVPFLVDGNSDEVNVLLADFAASFSDNVQPADDDTRLKMHLAAVMVSNFTNHLYALTEDYCKDRHLDFKLLHPLIIEVACRLTQGRAVDMQTGPARRGDEETIKKHLLLLEIDEHLQDLYHELSESIRRLYRKK, encoded by the coding sequence ATGAACATTGTTCTTCTCGGTTCTGGTAATACGGCCACTGTGCTTGCTAAAATGATCAAAAAAGCAGACCACACAATTGCACAGGTGTGGAGCAGGAATGCTGCACATGCCGAAGCGCTTGCCGCTAAAGTGAATGCAAGAGCCATTACTTCATTAGAAGATATTACCGCTGAAGCAGACATTTGTATCATGGCAGTAACAGATACTGCAATTCCTGAACTGGCAAAACAGTTGCATTTAAAACGGAAGATATTAGTGCATACTGCAGGTAGTGTAAACAAAGATGTGTTGCGTAACAGTTCGCCTAACTATGGTGTGCTGTATCCATTGCAAAGTCTGCGAAAGGAAATGATCGTTATTCCCCCGGTTCCTTTTTTGGTGGATGGAAATTCGGATGAAGTGAATGTGCTGCTGGCTGATTTTGCTGCTTCCTTTTCCGACAACGTACAACCGGCCGATGATGATACGAGATTAAAAATGCACCTGGCAGCGGTAATGGTGAGCAACTTTACCAATCATTTATATGCGTTGACCGAAGATTATTGCAAAGACCGTCATCTTGATTTTAAACTATTACATCCGCTTATTATTGAAGTGGCCTGCAGGTTAACCCAAGGTCGTGCAGTGGATATGCAAACAGGTCCGGCACGAAGAGGCGATGAAGAAACGATCAAGAAACATCTGTTGTTGCTGGAGATCGATGAGCATCTGCAGGATCTCTACCACGAACTTTCCGAAAGCATCCGGAGGCTGTATCGAAAAAAATAA
- a CDS encoding alpha/beta hydrolase — protein MKLAQKLVIGYYRAKLNLFAKLSKRKAAEKAFELFCTPYISNKKKAPAVFDKAEKLHLKFENYQLVGYRWNHPQPKKALILHGFSSTVKKFDHFVMPLVKKGYEVIAFDAPAHGDSSGKTINGFQYRDAIKAVYEKFGPIHSFIAHSFGGLALSLFMEEQQYQENKKLVLIAPATETDSAINSFAAFLNIDEEVKAEMRKIILERSGRTTDRISIRHAAQKIKAEVLWIHDEDDDVTPWADAEKIQLDNHSNFQFMLTKGLGHRRIYRDNKVKKAIMEFL, from the coding sequence ATGAAACTCGCCCAGAAATTAGTGATCGGTTATTACAGGGCAAAGCTGAACCTGTTCGCCAAGCTATCAAAACGTAAAGCAGCTGAAAAAGCATTCGAATTATTCTGCACACCATATATATCTAATAAAAAGAAAGCACCGGCGGTGTTTGATAAAGCAGAGAAACTGCATTTGAAATTTGAGAACTATCAGTTAGTGGGTTATCGCTGGAATCATCCACAACCCAAGAAGGCACTTATCCTGCATGGCTTCTCCTCTACCGTTAAAAAGTTTGATCATTTTGTAATGCCACTGGTGAAGAAGGGTTACGAAGTAATTGCATTTGATGCACCGGCACATGGCGACAGCAGTGGCAAAACCATCAATGGTTTCCAGTACAGGGATGCGATCAAAGCAGTGTATGAAAAATTCGGACCCATTCATTCCTTTATTGCGCACTCGTTCGGCGGTTTAGCACTTTCACTTTTTATGGAAGAACAGCAATACCAGGAAAATAAAAAACTGGTATTGATCGCCCCGGCCACTGAAACCGACAGTGCCATCAACAGCTTTGCTGCTTTTTTAAATATTGACGAAGAAGTGAAAGCAGAAATGCGCAAGATTATTCTCGAACGCAGTGGGCGAACGACTGATAGAATTTCTATTCGTCATGCTGCACAAAAAATAAAAGCAGAAGTATTATGGATACATGATGAAGACGATGATGTAACGCCATGGGCCGATGCAGAAAAAATTCAACTGGACAATCACTCCAACTTTCAGTTCATGCTCACCAAAGGTTTGGGGCATCGACGCATTTACAGAGATAATAAAGTGAAGAAAGCGATTATGGAGTTTTTGTAA
- a CDS encoding DUF3592 domain-containing protein, producing MKLTEKIIQLRIKLIISIYIILFAGVVSVTRTPDFFSGKITNGVIDTFVTTHVHVKNSSFESQPFPAISFKPANDSIIYYAYADRNFYLRPYRVGDIVKVIYNPQIPGEASLYSFPYYWIGMIELWSGFFVLAFILLIFAKQKVI from the coding sequence ATGAAGCTAACAGAAAAAATTATTCAACTAAGGATCAAACTGATCATATCTATTTATATCATCCTGTTTGCAGGAGTTGTGTCAGTTACACGAACACCCGATTTCTTTTCAGGAAAAATTACAAATGGGGTTATTGATACATTTGTAACTACGCATGTACATGTAAAAAATTCATCTTTTGAATCGCAGCCTTTTCCGGCAATCTCCTTCAAACCTGCGAATGACAGTATTATTTATTATGCGTATGCTGACAGGAATTTTTACCTGCGGCCCTACCGGGTTGGCGATATAGTTAAAGTAATCTACAACCCTCAAATACCTGGCGAAGCCAGTTTATATTCTTTTCCGTATTACTGGATTGGTATGATTGAATTGTGGTCAGGATTTTTTGTTTTAGCGTTTATACTGCTCATTTTTGCTAAGCAAAAAGTTATTTGA
- the topA gene encoding type I DNA topoisomerase — MAKNLLIVESPAKAKTIEKILGKDFEVKSCYGHIRDLEKDEMGIDVNNNFEPRYIVPDEKERVVKDLKALAKKSDEVWLATDEDREGEAISWHLCEVLGLDPYKTKRIVFHEITKPAIQKAVQNPRTVNMDLVYAQQARRILDRIVGFELSPVLWRKMSMRNNLSAGRVQSVAVRLIAEREREINAFAPTSSFKIEALFTAKDLGDRNVTFKAEAKKQNAAEDAEKFLNSCKGASYKVKDIQVRPGKKSPAPPFTTSTLQQEASRKLGYSVSRTMQLAQKLYESGKITYMRTDSVSLSDTALGDLTRTIKGMYGDKYHQFRKFKNKNESAQEAHEAIRPTYMENTTVEDQDLKRLYELIWKRTMASQMADAELERTTANISISTNNEELKAEGEVLKFDGFLKVYREDRDDDEVNEDETQEGMLPPLAVGQQLPFIEMNATERFTRPAPRYTEASLVKKLEELGIGRPSTYAPTISTVLKRGYVEKRDKEGVRRDFRVLQLKNDAVSKSMEQENTGAEKSKLFPTDLGLVVTDFLKQHFESIMDYGFTAHIEGEFDDVAEGKLKWNAMLEEFYSPFKRDVDNTIENAERIKGERELGIDAESGKKIVARMGRFGPMVQIGDVSDEEKPRFAALRKNQSIETITYEEAMDLFKLPLTLGEYEGEEVSVNVGRFGPYVKFGEQFISIPRGEEPLEVTMDRAIELIKEKQTADAPVAMFENKPVTKGKGRFGPFIKWDGLFINVPKRYDFENLSNNDINELIEAKVEKEANRFIVRWPDENIAVENGRWGPFIRFGKKMLKIDKKKDGEKYTTEEVAQMPVEDIKKMIEAQMPGAFSKQIKAAAKKAATKKKAATKKAATKKAAKKK, encoded by the coding sequence ATGGCTAAGAATTTACTGATTGTAGAGAGCCCTGCCAAAGCAAAAACGATAGAAAAGATCCTTGGAAAAGACTTCGAGGTGAAGAGCTGCTATGGCCATATCCGTGACCTTGAGAAAGATGAAATGGGTATTGATGTCAACAACAATTTCGAACCCCGTTACATTGTCCCCGACGAAAAAGAAAGAGTGGTAAAAGACCTGAAAGCGCTGGCCAAAAAAAGCGACGAAGTATGGCTGGCAACGGATGAGGACCGTGAAGGAGAAGCCATCAGTTGGCATTTATGTGAAGTGTTGGGCCTCGATCCCTACAAAACAAAACGCATTGTTTTCCACGAAATTACCAAGCCTGCCATCCAGAAAGCGGTGCAAAATCCACGTACCGTTAATATGGACCTGGTGTATGCCCAGCAGGCAAGAAGAATATTAGATCGTATCGTGGGTTTTGAACTCAGTCCTGTTCTTTGGCGCAAAATGAGCATGCGGAACAACCTCAGTGCCGGCCGTGTGCAAAGTGTGGCCGTTCGGTTAATTGCTGAACGTGAGCGTGAGATCAACGCCTTCGCTCCCACTTCTTCTTTTAAAATTGAAGCATTGTTTACCGCTAAAGATCTTGGCGATCGCAACGTTACATTTAAAGCCGAAGCAAAAAAGCAAAATGCTGCAGAAGATGCAGAGAAGTTCTTGAACAGTTGCAAAGGCGCTTCGTATAAGGTAAAGGACATACAGGTGCGTCCCGGCAAAAAATCACCGGCACCTCCTTTCACCACTTCAACCTTACAACAGGAAGCCAGCAGAAAGCTTGGTTATTCCGTAAGCCGCACCATGCAGCTTGCTCAAAAGTTGTATGAAAGTGGTAAGATCACTTACATGCGTACTGATAGTGTGAGTTTGAGTGATACTGCCCTTGGCGATCTTACACGTACTATAAAAGGTATGTATGGCGATAAGTATCACCAGTTTCGCAAATTCAAAAACAAAAATGAAAGTGCTCAGGAAGCGCATGAAGCCATCCGTCCTACTTACATGGAAAATACAACGGTTGAAGACCAGGATCTGAAACGTTTGTATGAACTCATTTGGAAACGTACGATGGCAAGCCAAATGGCTGATGCCGAACTGGAACGCACAACAGCCAATATTTCTATTTCTACCAATAACGAAGAATTAAAAGCCGAAGGTGAAGTATTAAAGTTTGATGGCTTTTTAAAAGTATATCGTGAAGACCGTGACGATGATGAAGTGAATGAAGATGAAACGCAGGAAGGTATGTTGCCGCCGTTAGCTGTTGGTCAGCAATTACCATTTATTGAGATGAATGCAACAGAACGTTTCACCCGTCCTGCTCCACGTTATACAGAAGCATCGCTTGTAAAGAAACTGGAAGAATTGGGTATTGGTCGTCCTTCGACTTACGCCCCAACTATTTCTACGGTATTGAAAAGAGGTTATGTTGAGAAACGTGATAAAGAAGGTGTACGTCGTGATTTCCGTGTATTGCAGTTGAAGAACGATGCTGTGAGCAAAAGCATGGAACAGGAAAACACCGGTGCAGAAAAATCGAAACTCTTCCCTACCGATCTCGGTTTGGTGGTAACGGATTTTCTGAAGCAACATTTTGAAAGCATCATGGATTATGGCTTCACCGCACATATTGAAGGTGAGTTTGATGATGTGGCCGAAGGCAAGTTGAAATGGAATGCAATGCTGGAAGAATTTTACAGTCCGTTTAAACGGGATGTAGATAATACCATTGAAAATGCAGAGCGAATTAAAGGCGAACGTGAATTAGGTATAGATGCTGAAAGCGGCAAAAAGATCGTTGCACGTATGGGACGCTTTGGACCAATGGTGCAAATTGGCGATGTGAGTGATGAGGAGAAACCACGTTTTGCTGCATTGCGAAAAAACCAAAGTATTGAAACCATTACTTACGAAGAAGCGATGGATCTGTTCAAACTTCCATTAACGCTGGGTGAATATGAAGGTGAAGAAGTAAGTGTGAATGTTGGTCGCTTTGGACCTTATGTAAAATTTGGTGAGCAGTTTATTTCTATTCCACGTGGTGAAGAACCATTGGAAGTAACCATGGATCGTGCAATAGAACTCATCAAAGAAAAACAAACAGCCGATGCACCTGTTGCCATGTTTGAAAACAAACCGGTAACAAAAGGCAAAGGACGTTTTGGTCCGTTTATTAAATGGGATGGTTTGTTCATCAATGTTCCCAAGCGATATGATTTTGAAAATCTTTCAAACAACGATATCAATGAATTGATCGAAGCAAAGGTGGAGAAAGAAGCAAATCGTTTTATTGTTCGTTGGCCCGATGAAAACATTGCAGTGGAGAATGGACGCTGGGGACCTTTCATCCGCTTCGGCAAAAAAATGTTGAAGATCGATAAGAAAAAAGATGGTGAAAAATACACCACAGAAGAAGTGGCGCAAATGCCTGTGGAAGACATCAAGAAAATGATCGAAGCACAAATGCCGGGTGCTTTCTCCAAACAAATAAAAGCAGCAGCAAAAAAGGCTGCTACGAAAAAGAAAGCAGCGACAAAGAAGGCCGCTACTAAAAAAGCAGCAAAGAAGAAATAA